In a single window of the Zea mays cultivar B73 chromosome 5, Zm-B73-REFERENCE-NAM-5.0, whole genome shotgun sequence genome:
- the LOC100279180 gene encoding uncharacterized protein LOC100279180, with protein MCNGRECGRERAFRASLHERDARPRPGPEPAAAAAPACRHDAKTEEGETVATLRAKGEGRARTAGEERNQEWRQRPRLREAEIERTEKLMHLLLWGPN; from the coding sequence ATGTGCAACGGGCGGGAgtgcgggcgcgagcgcgcgttcCGCGCCTCCCTGCACGAGCGCGACgcgaggccgaggccagggccgGAGCCGGCGGCGGCAGCTGCGCCTGCGTGCCGGCACGACGCGAAGACGGAGGAGGGCGAGACGGTGGCGACGTTGCGGGCCAAGGGGGAGGGGCGCGCGCGGACGGCCGGGGAGGAGCGCAATCAGGAGTGGAGGCAGAGGCCTCGGCTTCGGGAGGCGGAGATTGAGAGGACGGAGAAACTGATGCACCTGCTCCTTTGGGGACCCAACTGA